From a region of the Agrobacterium tumefaciens genome:
- a CDS encoding YitT family protein produces the protein MSEVAERKQARFWASTPDRHSLLEDIQGVLAGSMLVSLGVTLFSSAGLLTGGTVGLAFLVHYATDVRFGAVFFLVNLPFYYLAFRRLGLAFTVKTFCAIAMTAVLSDYMPGLFAFESINPVAAALFGGLTVAAGMLALFRHRTSLGGFGILALYLQDRFGWRAGLVQLAFDGMVLVASCFIATPFVIICSVLGALVMNLTLAINHRNDRYIAM, from the coding sequence ATGAGCGAAGTTGCCGAACGCAAGCAGGCCAGATTTTGGGCTTCCACGCCGGATCGGCATTCGCTGCTGGAAGACATTCAGGGCGTATTGGCAGGCAGCATGCTGGTCTCGCTTGGTGTGACGCTGTTTTCATCCGCCGGGCTTCTGACGGGTGGTACGGTCGGTTTGGCCTTCCTGGTCCATTACGCCACGGATGTGCGCTTCGGCGCGGTGTTCTTCCTCGTCAATCTGCCTTTCTATTATCTCGCGTTTCGACGCCTCGGATTGGCCTTTACGGTAAAAACCTTCTGCGCGATTGCCATGACCGCGGTCTTGTCGGATTACATGCCGGGGCTGTTTGCATTTGAGAGCATCAATCCCGTTGCCGCCGCACTGTTTGGAGGGCTGACGGTCGCAGCCGGTATGCTGGCACTGTTTCGTCACCGTACCAGTCTTGGCGGTTTTGGCATTCTGGCGCTTTATCTGCAGGACCGTTTTGGCTGGCGCGCCGGATTGGTGCAACTCGCCTTCGATGGCATGGTGCTCGTTGCATCCTGTTTCATTGCCACGCCTTTCGTCATCATCTGCTCTGTTCTCGGCGCATTGGTGATGAACCTGACATTGGCGATCAATCACCGCAACGACCGCTACATAGCCATGTAA
- a CDS encoding Rrf2 family transcriptional regulator, producing MKLGDGVEQAIHSVGMLAGLSDGGVLSAAALAEFHGVSTSYLLKHLQLLSGAGILATVPGPKGGYRLAKPTDKITLLDIVLAVEGPEPAFRCAEIRQRGPNPLPKRYFTKPCGINAAMLKAERVYRAELAKATIADVLGDLAANDDGGIAARGCAFLEMNERKSAR from the coding sequence ATGAAACTGGGCGACGGCGTGGAACAGGCCATTCACAGCGTGGGAATGCTGGCGGGGCTTTCCGATGGTGGCGTACTTTCGGCCGCCGCGCTGGCGGAGTTTCATGGTGTTTCCACCAGCTACCTCCTGAAACACCTGCAACTTCTTTCCGGTGCCGGTATTCTCGCCACCGTTCCCGGACCGAAGGGCGGTTATCGACTTGCGAAACCGACCGACAAAATCACATTGCTCGATATCGTTCTGGCAGTAGAGGGACCAGAGCCTGCTTTTCGCTGTGCGGAAATCCGCCAGCGGGGACCAAATCCTTTGCCAAAACGCTATTTTACCAAACCTTGCGGCATCAATGCCGCGATGCTGAAAGCTGAAAGAGTCTATCGGGCAGAACTGGCCAAAGCCACCATAGCCGATGTTCTGGGAGATCTCGCCGCCAATGACGACGGCGGCATTGCCGCGCGTGGTTGCGCGTTTCTTGAAATGAACGAGCGCAAGTCCGCACGCTGA
- a CDS encoding YitT family protein, whose amino-acid sequence MWSADPAKHAPVEDVQGIVTGAIVSALGFYLLNKVGLLTGGTAGVAFLIHYAFGISFGLLFFLVNLPFYYLSFRRLGLAFSLKTFIAIGLVSVLTELESRWMVVDSINPLWAALLGGLLLGYGLLALYRHRASLGGIGILAIYIQDRFGVRAGLIQLAFDACVMVAAFAVIDPETVLYSIVGAFVLNMFLAINHRSDRYIVVR is encoded by the coding sequence ATGTGGAGTGCCGATCCGGCAAAACATGCACCGGTGGAAGATGTGCAGGGCATTGTTACTGGCGCGATCGTTTCGGCGCTCGGTTTTTACCTGCTGAACAAGGTGGGCCTTCTGACCGGGGGCACGGCGGGCGTTGCGTTCCTTATTCACTACGCATTCGGCATCAGCTTTGGCCTTCTGTTCTTCCTCGTTAATCTGCCATTTTATTATCTCTCTTTCCGCCGTCTTGGTCTCGCATTCTCGCTCAAGACCTTTATCGCCATCGGCCTTGTCTCCGTGCTGACCGAACTGGAATCCCGCTGGATGGTGGTCGACAGCATCAATCCGCTCTGGGCTGCGTTGCTGGGTGGCCTGTTGCTGGGATATGGGCTGCTGGCGCTTTATCGCCACCGCGCCAGCCTCGGCGGTATCGGTATTCTGGCCATTTACATCCAGGATCGCTTTGGTGTCCGAGCGGGCCTTATCCAGCTTGCCTTTGACGCCTGTGTCATGGTTGCCGCCTTCGCGGTCATCGACCCCGAAACAGTTCTCTATTCGATTGTCGGCGCGTTCGTCCTCAACATGTTCCTCGCCATCAATCATCGCTCCGATCGTTATATCGTCGTGCGCTAA
- a CDS encoding carboxymuconolactone decarboxylase family protein: MKTRLNYAKASPEAFKAVMALETYVQNSGLEHRFIHLIKLRASIINGCAFCVDMHVKESRKDGLSEQWINLMSVWRESTVYSEQERALLGWVDAVTKIAETGAPDDAYEALKAHFSDEDIVKVTVAIGTINTWNRIAVGFRSQHPVDATAKAA; encoded by the coding sequence ATGAAAACCCGTTTGAATTACGCCAAAGCATCTCCCGAAGCCTTCAAAGCCGTGATGGCTCTGGAGACCTACGTTCAAAACAGCGGACTGGAGCACCGCTTCATTCACCTCATCAAGCTTCGTGCCTCCATCATCAATGGCTGTGCTTTCTGCGTCGACATGCACGTCAAGGAAAGCCGCAAGGACGGCCTGTCGGAACAGTGGATTAACCTGATGAGTGTCTGGCGGGAATCGACCGTCTATTCCGAGCAGGAGCGGGCCTTGCTCGGCTGGGTCGATGCGGTGACGAAGATTGCCGAGACCGGCGCACCGGATGATGCCTATGAGGCGCTGAAGGCGCATTTCAGCGATGAGGATATCGTCAAGGTGACGGTTGCGATTGGCACGATCAACACCTGGAACCGCATTGCCGTCGGCTTCCGCTCGCAACATCCTGTCGACGCCACCGCCAAGGCAGCGTGA